The following are from one region of the Mesorhizobium sp. B4-1-4 genome:
- a CDS encoding DUF1194 domain-containing protein — translation MSAFPSARHFLSSCAALALILWLAPGTRADEPVDVELVLAVDVSLSMSADELEIQRHGYAAALTHDNVLRAIANGTYGKIAVTYVEWAGTTWQRVIVPWTVIANRADAERVVAQLSAQPPDSARRTSISGALEFGSDLLAESGYEGTRRVIDVSGDGPNNQGAPVNLTRDAVVRQGIVINGLPLMTRGGFTSAYDVNDLDRYYSDCVIGGPGAFMIPVNDWTQFPEAIRRKLVLELAGSASPQWAAEAADHPPVVLAQDKPAVDCQIGEKMWRNRNWRLDNR, via the coding sequence ATGTCTGCTTTCCCGAGCGCAAGACATTTCCTTTCGAGCTGCGCTGCGCTGGCGTTGATTCTCTGGCTGGCGCCCGGGACCCGCGCGGACGAGCCGGTCGATGTCGAACTGGTGCTGGCGGTCGACGTTTCGCTGTCGATGTCGGCGGACGAACTCGAGATCCAGCGCCATGGCTACGCGGCGGCGCTGACGCATGACAATGTGCTGCGGGCCATTGCCAATGGCACCTACGGCAAGATCGCGGTCACCTATGTCGAGTGGGCCGGCACAACATGGCAGCGCGTCATCGTGCCGTGGACGGTGATCGCCAACCGCGCTGACGCGGAGCGCGTGGTGGCGCAATTGTCGGCCCAGCCGCCCGACAGCGCGCGGCGCACCTCGATCTCCGGCGCGTTGGAATTCGGCAGCGACCTTCTCGCCGAAAGCGGCTACGAGGGGACCAGGCGCGTCATCGACGTTTCCGGTGACGGACCCAACAACCAGGGCGCGCCAGTCAATCTCACCCGGGACGCGGTGGTCAGGCAGGGCATCGTTATCAACGGCCTGCCGCTGATGACCCGAGGCGGCTTCACCAGCGCCTATGACGTCAACGATCTCGACCGCTACTACAGCGACTGCGTCATCGGCGGCCCCGGAGCCTTCATGATCCCGGTCAACGACTGGACGCAATTTCCCGAAGCTATCCGCCGCAAGCTGGTGCTCGAGCTTGCCGGTTCGGCGTCACCGCAATGGGCGGCGGAAGCAGCCGATCACCCGCCAGTGGTGCTGGCGCAGGACAAGCCGGCCGTCGACTGTCAGATCGGCGAGAAAATGTGGCGCAACCGCAACTGGAGGCTAGACAACCGCTAG
- a CDS encoding peptidase inhibitor family I36 protein, translating into MKRLVILTAVASVLFADGASAQYDDQPACVMFEHSNFRGRSIEMGPDDSVNFRGGQFWNDRVSSVFVRRGCTLVAYEDTNMSGESIEIRRRVRELGGDWNDRISSAECSCDGY; encoded by the coding sequence ATGAAACGCCTTGTCATCCTGACTGCCGTCGCGTCGGTCCTTTTTGCCGACGGCGCCAGCGCCCAATATGACGACCAGCCCGCCTGCGTCATGTTCGAGCACTCGAATTTTCGCGGGCGGTCGATCGAGATGGGGCCCGACGATTCCGTGAATTTTCGCGGCGGCCAGTTCTGGAACGACCGTGTGTCGTCGGTGTTCGTTCGCCGGGGCTGCACGCTGGTTGCCTATGAGGATACGAATATGAGCGGCGAATCGATCGAGATCAGGCGCCGGGTCCGCGAGCTCGGGGGCGATTGGAACGACCGAATCTCGTCCGCAGAGTGCTCCTGTGATGGCTACTGA